From Methanomicrobiales archaeon HGW-Methanomicrobiales-1, a single genomic window includes:
- a CDS encoding TraB family protein, whose amino-acid sequence MAEIKIIGTAHVSQQSVDEVRVAIDEYLPDTVAIELDPSRYAALKKQGRDPSVNDVLEVKNFNTLLVQWLMAYLQRKIGFDVGVEPGAEMKAAIEVAEQRGIAIALVDRDIRLTLLRFWNAMGFLEKMKMVWALITSIAEIDNGEAIDIESLKQQDVIDMVMVEFRKFSPNGARALIDERDAYIAHQLVLLKVQRPEGRILAVVGAGHRQGIENYIQNPASLPPFDSLTREPKSFPWAKLFGFTVTALFALLLAAIAFSGVGLGVLLYAFLFWVIIHGVLAAIGTLAAGGHPYTALASFSVAWMTSLNPMLHSGWIAAFVEAKVRKPPVSDFRKIYDAQSLTDMAKIPLFKVVLVAALTNLGSLLGTVLYFIFVFPVLGIDPGVVISTGLHNMWTWIIHLI is encoded by the coding sequence ATGGCCGAAATAAAAATAATCGGAACTGCGCATGTCTCGCAGCAAAGTGTCGATGAAGTGCGGGTTGCTATTGATGAATATTTACCGGATACGGTTGCGATTGAACTTGACCCGTCACGCTATGCTGCCCTGAAAAAACAGGGTCGGGATCCTTCGGTCAATGATGTACTTGAAGTCAAAAATTTCAATACCCTTCTTGTCCAGTGGCTGATGGCATATCTCCAGCGCAAGATCGGTTTTGATGTCGGTGTTGAACCCGGCGCTGAAATGAAAGCGGCAATCGAAGTAGCAGAGCAACGCGGCATCGCCATTGCCCTCGTGGACCGCGATATCCGTCTCACGCTCCTGCGGTTCTGGAATGCAATGGGTTTTCTGGAAAAAATGAAGATGGTCTGGGCCCTGATCACTTCGATTGCGGAGATTGACAACGGTGAGGCGATCGATATCGAGTCGCTCAAACAGCAGGATGTGATCGATATGGTCATGGTGGAGTTCCGTAAGTTCTCTCCCAACGGGGCCCGTGCCTTAATCGATGAGCGGGATGCCTATATCGCCCACCAGCTGGTCCTGTTAAAAGTCCAGCGCCCCGAAGGACGCATCCTTGCAGTGGTTGGGGCCGGACACCGGCAGGGCATTGAGAATTATATCCAGAACCCGGCAAGTCTTCCCCCGTTTGATTCGCTCACGCGGGAACCGAAATCATTTCCCTGGGCAAAGCTCTTTGGTTTTACCGTTACTGCGCTGTTTGCATTGCTGCTCGCCGCAATTGCGTTTTCCGGCGTCGGTCTGGGAGTGTTGCTCTACGCATTCCTTTTCTGGGTAATCATTCACGGTGTACTTGCGGCAATAGGAACTCTTGCGGCCGGTGGACATCCCTACACGGCACTTGCGAGTTTTTCCGTGGCATGGATGACTTCGCTCAATCCCATGCTTCACTCCGGCTGGATTGCAGCATTTGTGGAAGCCAAAGTCAGGAAACCACCGGTATCGGATTTCCGGAAAATTTATGACGCCCAATCCCTCACCGACATGGCAAAGATCCCCCTGTTTAAGGTGGTACTGGTAGCTGCCCTTACCAATCTTGGCAGCCTGCTGGGCACGGTGCTGTACTTTATCTTCGTCTTTCCCGTGCTCGGTATCGATCCGGGTGTGGTCATCTCAACCGGTCTCCATAACATGTGGACCTGGATCATTCACCTCATCTGA
- a CDS encoding TIGR00266 family protein has translation MKFEIIGNNLQMAKIDLLPGEGVFAEAGAMVNMSGSMIMESQLKGGIISGLKRAVIGESLFLTKFISQNAAGFVSFAGSMPGKIFTVHVAPGKEFIAQKDSFLCCEESVELDIAFTEKIRAGLFGGEGFILQRMNGEGTAFLHCCGDIIEMTLKPGEVIKVQTGLVVGFEDTVKYDIALAGGITTALFGGEGLFVTTLTGPGKIVLQSMDIVKIAASIIPFLPKPEIKVKPV, from the coding sequence ATGAAATTCGAGATCATAGGCAACAACCTGCAGATGGCAAAGATCGACCTGCTGCCGGGCGAAGGCGTCTTTGCCGAGGCCGGGGCAATGGTGAACATGAGCGGCTCGATGATCATGGAGAGCCAGCTCAAAGGCGGGATCATCTCCGGCTTAAAGCGGGCGGTGATTGGCGAGAGTCTCTTTCTGACCAAGTTCATATCCCAGAACGCGGCGGGATTTGTCTCGTTTGCCGGCTCCATGCCCGGTAAGATCTTCACGGTTCACGTTGCGCCGGGAAAAGAGTTCATCGCACAAAAGGACTCGTTTCTCTGCTGCGAGGAATCGGTTGAACTGGACATCGCATTCACCGAAAAAATCCGGGCCGGCCTTTTTGGCGGTGAAGGGTTTATTCTCCAGCGCATGAATGGCGAAGGCACCGCCTTTTTGCACTGCTGCGGGGATATTATAGAAATGACATTGAAACCCGGCGAGGTCATTAAAGTGCAGACAGGTCTCGTTGTCGGTTTTGAAGACACGGTCAAATATGATATCGCACTTGCCGGCGGTATCACCACGGCACTGTTCGGCGGCGAAGGTCTCTTTGTCACGACGCTTACCGGCCCGGGAAAAATTGTTCTTCAGTCCATGGATATTGTCAAGATCGCCGCTTCGATCATCCCGTTCCTGCCCAAACCGGAAATAAAAGTAAAACCAGTATAA
- a CDS encoding AI-2E family transporter, with protein MIRIRTDQFPSIILIILTIVAFIVFWSIMDMVLLGASLAIVLIPLHHQLSRHMRPWISASVMTLSVLGVFCVMGLITLAMFSEHAATLSQMFITIGNWINNPLTNPMAYGIPLSKTTLSGLLQEGTGLFVDYQKTLITYLPIILFKMFVFFFTLFMLFLKGEELREKIIYHVPAVLKKYVNRLSDATGDTLYAIYYVQVAIAVLTFFISIPVFYLLGYGDIIFYSYFAAFCELIPIIGSSVAFILIGAYAQAIGDFRGVLILFFLGYLIVSLVPEIYVRPVLVGRRVKIHPVIMFIGIIGGLLTMGLAGFVLGPLIIVLLITSYRMYTEERKERGLSCFGDGRQ; from the coding sequence ATGATCCGTATCCGAACCGACCAGTTCCCGTCCATTATTTTGATCATTCTCACGATTGTGGCATTTATCGTATTCTGGTCAATTATGGATATGGTCCTTTTAGGTGCATCACTGGCAATCGTACTCATTCCGCTCCATCACCAGCTGTCGCGCCATATGCGACCCTGGATTTCGGCATCGGTGATGACTCTTTCAGTGCTGGGTGTTTTTTGCGTGATGGGACTGATCACGCTGGCAATGTTTTCTGAACATGCTGCTACCCTCTCCCAGATGTTTATCACCATCGGCAACTGGATCAATAATCCCCTGACCAATCCCATGGCATACGGTATCCCGTTAAGCAAGACAACTCTTTCCGGCCTGTTACAGGAAGGAACAGGATTATTCGTCGATTACCAGAAAACGCTGATCACCTACCTTCCAATTATCCTGTTCAAGATGTTCGTCTTTTTCTTCACTTTGTTTATGCTGTTTTTAAAGGGTGAAGAACTCAGGGAAAAAATTATTTATCACGTGCCCGCGGTGTTAAAAAAATATGTAAACCGGCTTTCCGATGCCACCGGGGACACATTATATGCAATTTATTATGTCCAGGTTGCCATTGCGGTCCTCACGTTCTTCATTTCAATCCCGGTTTTTTATCTTCTTGGCTATGGCGATATTATTTTTTACTCATATTTTGCTGCATTCTGTGAACTTATCCCCATCATCGGATCATCCGTCGCGTTTATCCTTATTGGCGCCTATGCCCAGGCGATTGGGGATTTCCGGGGGGTATTAATCCTGTTTTTCCTCGGTTATCTTATTGTATCTCTCGTTCCTGAGATCTATGTCCGTCCGGTCCTTGTCGGCAGGAGGGTCAAGATCCACCCGGTGATCATGTTCATCGGCATTATCGGGGGACTCCTGACCATGGGGCTTGCGGGTTTTGTGCTGGGCCCGCTTATCATTGTGCTTCTCATTACCAGCTACCGGATGTATACCGAAGAAAGAAAAGAACGCGGCTTATCCTGTTTTGGGGATGGCCGGCAATAA
- a CDS encoding potassium transporter Kup translates to MTSGPVSFSGIIKSMGLVFGDIGTSPIYALAAIFYLIPPTPQNIMGILSLIIWTLTLLVTLEYTFLAMHLGKKGEGGTIVLKEILLPMLKSGNQVAFVSLIAIIGISLFIGDGVITPAISILSAVEGVLLIPGFEGTTQMTIMIIAAVIAIGLFMFQARGTERVAFAFGPIMVVWFIALAGFGLFSLFSAPSVLLAINPMYGINYLLHHGLEGFLILSSVILCATGTEALYADMGHLGREPIIKAWYIVFIALVCNYLGQGAFLMTHPGAKNILFEMVFTYGQLLYIPFLLMSIAATVIASQAMISGLFSIVYQGITTRIMPLLRIEYTSPQLRSQIYIDIMNWLLLFAVLVVIIIFKSSNNLTMAYGLAVSGDMAITGLLITWILIARGEIVKTMLAASLFCINIIFLLSNFHKIPSGGYWSLLIAFIPFCIIMIYVHGQKKLAAALSPIPLDDFLVKFDKIYTSVNRISGTALFFARDFRKLPQYVPRIMFTNNIVYDDNIIISIIRTEQPFGVTWGVTREITKGLSIFEIYLGYMEIVDIGSILKEAEIEEKTIFYGMEDIITTHVVWRIFAAIKRLSPSVVQFYKLPSDKIHGVVTRVEM, encoded by the coding sequence ATGACAAGCGGCCCTGTATCTTTTTCCGGAATAATCAAGTCCATGGGACTTGTGTTTGGCGATATCGGGACCAGTCCCATCTATGCACTCGCGGCAATCTTTTACCTCATTCCCCCTACCCCGCAGAATATCATGGGTATCTTGTCATTGATCATCTGGACCCTCACGCTGCTGGTCACCCTTGAATATACATTCCTTGCCATGCACCTTGGTAAAAAAGGTGAAGGGGGAACAATTGTGCTCAAGGAGATCCTGCTCCCGATGTTAAAATCCGGAAACCAGGTTGCTTTTGTTTCGCTCATTGCAATTATAGGGATTTCGCTGTTTATCGGAGACGGCGTTATCACCCCGGCAATCAGTATTCTCTCTGCAGTCGAAGGTGTGCTCCTGATACCGGGATTTGAAGGCACAACCCAGATGACTATAATGATCATTGCTGCTGTTATTGCAATCGGCCTTTTCATGTTCCAGGCGCGGGGTACAGAACGGGTAGCCTTTGCCTTTGGCCCGATAATGGTTGTCTGGTTTATCGCTCTTGCGGGTTTCGGCTTGTTCTCATTGTTTTCTGCGCCGTCAGTTCTTCTCGCGATAAACCCGATGTACGGCATTAACTACCTGCTCCATCACGGGCTTGAAGGATTCCTGATCCTTTCTTCCGTGATCTTATGTGCTACCGGTACAGAGGCACTCTATGCAGATATGGGCCACCTCGGCAGAGAGCCCATTATCAAGGCGTGGTATATTGTTTTTATTGCCCTTGTGTGTAACTACCTGGGACAGGGTGCTTTCCTTATGACCCATCCCGGTGCAAAAAATATCCTTTTTGAGATGGTGTTTACCTATGGTCAACTGCTCTATATCCCGTTCCTGCTTATGAGTATTGCTGCAACAGTTATCGCTTCGCAGGCAATGATTTCCGGCCTGTTTTCGATTGTGTACCAGGGCATCACCACCCGCATCATGCCGCTCCTGCGGATTGAATATACCTCCCCCCAGCTTCGCTCGCAGATTTATATTGATATTATGAACTGGCTCCTCCTGTTTGCAGTACTGGTTGTCATTATTATCTTTAAATCATCCAATAATCTCACCATGGCCTATGGACTGGCAGTGAGCGGGGATATGGCGATCACCGGGTTACTGATCACCTGGATCCTGATTGCCCGGGGCGAAATTGTCAAGACCATGCTTGCGGCAAGTCTCTTTTGTATTAATATCATATTCCTGCTCTCCAATTTCCACAAGATACCCTCTGGAGGTTACTGGTCCCTGCTGATCGCGTTCATCCCGTTCTGCATCATCATGATCTATGTCCATGGCCAGAAGAAACTCGCTGCAGCATTAAGCCCGATTCCGCTCGATGATTTCTTAGTAAAATTCGATAAGATCTATACTTCGGTGAACAGGATCTCTGGTACGGCGTTATTCTTTGCCCGGGACTTCCGCAAGCTGCCGCAATATGTTCCCCGGATTATGTTTACCAATAATATCGTCTACGATGACAATATCATCATCTCAATCATCCGAACCGAGCAGCCGTTTGGCGTGACCTGGGGAGTCACCCGGGAAATCACCAAGGGCCTCTCGATCTTTGAGATCTATCTGGGTTACATGGAGATTGTGGATATCGGCAGTATCTTAAAAGAGGCTGAGATCGAAGAGAAGACGATCTTCTATGGCATGGAAGATATCATAACTACCCACGTGGTCTGGCGTATCTTTGCAGCGATAAAACGCCTGTCTCCTTCCGTTGTGCAGTTCTACAAGCTGCCATCCGATAAGATCCATGGTGTGGTGACACGGGTGGAGATGTAA
- a CDS encoding cation transporter, with the protein MKRIEHIAMIAHDMGLIFEFLGVVSLLPFLVLVIFQEWDLILPMASAPIAFILLGYLISHIPYQDLQPSSSATLAAVAFSWLAIALIGALPFVFGLHMSYVDSVFEAMSGWTCTGFTMITSLDTTPKTLLFWRSFTQWIGGIGIIVFGISLRSKTRLSLFRLYRAEGREEELVPASVSSSRRMWMIYLVLTFAFTGLIMLAGIPLWDSLNLVMVAIATGGFTLHAGSLTYYNNPLLEILLIPVMLAGAIPFKVFFFLYHGKIINMLRDPTVRILLLIAVVGSVITSLDLFYFGNLPLTTAFRQGVFTAVSGLCTCGLQNSNPHLWAAIPIAVIAMLMFIGGAMGSSAGGVKVNRIMLIADGVKWWFRRFFVSSRVLVPLKSGGRTLSKEISELAITKNLLVVVLYVITIFIATIVTLHLYITSFRLEEVVFELVSALSNVGLTVGFISAASPVTIKWIFILLMWLGRLEIVPVIIIILGIAREIEIDINHSSQDQDNIPRH; encoded by the coding sequence ATGAAGCGCATCGAGCATATCGCCATGATCGCGCACGACATGGGACTGATCTTTGAGTTCCTGGGTGTCGTATCACTCCTGCCATTCCTTGTGCTCGTAATCTTTCAGGAGTGGGATCTCATCCTGCCCATGGCAAGCGCACCGATCGCTTTTATCCTGCTCGGGTATCTTATCTCGCACATCCCCTACCAGGATCTCCAGCCCTCCTCTTCTGCAACTCTTGCTGCCGTTGCCTTTTCCTGGCTTGCAATTGCATTGATTGGAGCACTCCCGTTTGTTTTCGGGCTGCACATGAGTTATGTGGACAGTGTATTTGAGGCAATGTCCGGTTGGACCTGTACCGGCTTTACGATGATTACCTCGCTGGACACCACCCCGAAAACTTTGCTCTTCTGGCGATCCTTTACCCAATGGATCGGGGGTATCGGTATCATTGTGTTTGGGATTTCCCTGCGAAGCAAGACCCGGTTGTCATTGTTCCGTCTCTACCGTGCGGAAGGCCGGGAAGAGGAACTGGTTCCTGCTTCCGTATCATCCAGCCGGCGCATGTGGATGATCTATCTTGTCCTGACCTTTGCCTTTACCGGGCTCATTATGCTCGCGGGAATACCTCTCTGGGATTCACTCAACCTTGTCATGGTAGCAATTGCCACCGGGGGATTTACCCTGCATGCCGGCAGCTTGACCTATTACAATAATCCTCTCCTGGAAATCCTGCTTATTCCGGTTATGCTTGCCGGAGCAATTCCTTTCAAAGTCTTTTTTTTCCTGTACCATGGGAAAATTATCAATATGCTGCGGGACCCGACGGTCAGGATCCTGCTGCTCATCGCGGTGGTGGGATCGGTAATCACTTCTTTGGATCTGTTTTATTTCGGAAACCTGCCCCTCACTACGGCATTCCGGCAGGGCGTTTTTACCGCCGTATCCGGTCTCTGCACGTGCGGTCTCCAGAATTCAAATCCTCACCTCTGGGCTGCAATCCCGATTGCTGTCATTGCCATGCTGATGTTTATTGGCGGAGCCATGGGCAGTTCGGCCGGGGGAGTAAAAGTTAATCGTATCATGCTTATCGCTGACGGGGTGAAATGGTGGTTCCGCAGGTTCTTTGTCAGCAGTCGCGTGCTCGTCCCGTTAAAATCCGGGGGACGCACATTATCCAAGGAAATCTCCGAACTCGCAATAACAAAGAACCTGCTCGTTGTGGTATTGTACGTCATTACCATCTTTATTGCAACTATCGTGACCCTTCACCTGTATATTACCTCATTCCGGCTGGAGGAGGTAGTTTTTGAACTCGTATCTGCGTTAAGCAACGTTGGTCTCACCGTGGGTTTTATCAGCGCAGCAAGCCCGGTCACGATAAAATGGATTTTTATCCTGCTGATGTGGCTGGGGCGACTGGAGATTGTTCCCGTGATCATCATTATTCTGGGTATTGCCCGGGAGATCGAGATCGATATCAACCACTCATCCCAGGATCAGGACAATATACCCCGGCATTAA